The Acidobacteriota bacterium genome includes a region encoding these proteins:
- a CDS encoding metal ABC transporter permease, protein MNILELMAAPFVECLVLVAIHTYLGIHVLKRRVIFVDLALAQIAALGSTVGFLFGIMPDTTGALLFSIAFTFIGAAVFAVTRFRHERVPQEAIIGLTYAVSCAVAILVIEKTRGAEHLKDILVGNLLWVTWSDVALAAAVYLGIGGIHFFLRKKFLMISDDPENARLMGLQVGVWDFVFYLTFGVVISLSTRVAGVLLVFVFLVAPAILAFSLTQRMSTQLLIGWGTGTIVTTVGLYLSWAADLPSGPAVIAFYGVALVLAGIVIFLVRAEDRKRAWRLFAAGIAMVFLVAAALWFVGTWIASSTIAVSEEAQLVEQDLGRDRSVAIERDAQEREIQHRLLSDRVGFCVATSRITEYLDRAGPEARIEYIRIQLNAEPRKGLEYLVIALADDDMAVLYREELVQILKETTGRKFGFDPQLDYAANAPSIKRICRHLRSFPRVRRGTGSL, encoded by the coding sequence ATGAACATTCTGGAACTGATGGCCGCCCCGTTCGTTGAATGCCTGGTGTTGGTTGCCATCCACACCTATTTGGGCATCCATGTGCTGAAGCGCCGGGTGATATTCGTGGATCTGGCACTGGCCCAGATCGCCGCCCTGGGTTCGACGGTCGGATTCCTGTTCGGGATCATGCCGGACACCACCGGCGCCCTGCTCTTTTCCATCGCTTTCACGTTCATCGGAGCTGCGGTCTTCGCCGTGACCCGTTTTCGGCACGAGCGGGTGCCCCAGGAGGCGATCATCGGGCTGACCTATGCCGTTTCCTGCGCCGTGGCCATCCTGGTGATTGAAAAGACCCGTGGCGCCGAACACCTGAAAGACATTCTCGTCGGCAACCTGCTGTGGGTCACCTGGTCCGACGTCGCACTGGCGGCGGCGGTCTATCTCGGCATCGGGGGCATCCATTTTTTCCTGCGCAAGAAGTTCCTGATGATTTCCGACGATCCGGAAAATGCGCGGTTGATGGGCCTGCAAGTGGGCGTCTGGGACTTTGTTTTTTATCTGACCTTCGGCGTGGTGATCAGTCTGTCGACCCGTGTCGCCGGCGTGCTGCTGGTGTTCGTGTTTTTGGTGGCGCCGGCCATTCTGGCCTTTTCACTCACGCAACGCATGTCCACTCAGTTGCTCATCGGCTGGGGGACCGGAACCATCGTCACCACAGTGGGTCTGTATCTGTCGTGGGCGGCGGACCTTCCCAGCGGTCCGGCGGTGATCGCCTTCTACGGTGTGGCGTTGGTCCTGGCCGGCATTGTCATCTTTCTGGTCCGGGCTGAAGACCGAAAGCGGGCTTGGCGATTGTTCGCGGCCGGCATCGCCATGGTGTTCCTGGTCGCCGCGGCGCTGTGGTTCGTGGGCACCTGGATCGCCTCCTCGACAATCGCCGTGAGCGAGGAGGCGCAACTGGTCGAGCAGGATCTCGGCCGGGATCGTTCGGTGGCGATCGAGCGTGATGCCCAGGAGCGTGAGATCCAGCACCGGCTGTTGTCGGATCGGGTCGGTTTCTGTGTGGCGACCAGTCGAATCACCGAGTATCTGGACCGGGCCGGTCCCGAAGCGCGGATCGAATACATCCGGATCCAGCTGAACGCTGAGCCACGAAAGGGATTGGAGTACCTGGTGATCGCATTGGCCGATGATGACATGGCCGTACTGTACCGTGAAGAGTTGGTGCAGATCTTGAAGGAGACCACGGGTCGGAAGTTTGGATTTGACCCGCAGTTGGACTACGCTGCCAATGCACCATCCATCAAGCGGATCTGCCGACATCTTCGAAGCTTCCCCCGCGTCCGTCGGGGCACGGGGTCATTATAA
- a CDS encoding TonB family protein produces the protein MTENSQSIKREALSDLLFREERRPLRPAIIAAIIFHIIIFFIRFPDLASRMLEPTVYRLVNIQSLAPPQNAGGGRGVTKPSPETPQQATTIPKPDPVFVPVPDLTPDQPEPTYEPEKITLPTFEGEIVNDLSLGEIYAPGGGTTGGGTGGGYGGGTGGGIGPGEGDGVYSVGAGIIPPEAVIKPSPKFTDDAIRNRISGIVLLYGIIRKDGRVDSLKVIRSLGYGLDEEALTTVATKWKFRPAMKDGRPVDCYVTIEVSFTLY, from the coding sequence ATGACCGAGAACAGCCAGAGCATCAAACGCGAAGCGCTCTCCGACCTCCTCTTCCGCGAGGAGCGGCGGCCCCTGCGCCCCGCCATCATCGCCGCGATCATCTTCCACATCATCATCTTCTTCATCCGCTTCCCCGACTTGGCGTCCCGCATGCTCGAGCCCACCGTCTACCGCCTGGTCAACATTCAGTCGCTGGCGCCGCCCCAGAACGCCGGTGGCGGCCGCGGCGTCACCAAGCCGAGTCCCGAGACGCCCCAACAGGCCACCACCATCCCCAAGCCGGACCCGGTCTTCGTCCCCGTGCCCGATCTGACACCTGACCAGCCGGAACCCACCTACGAACCGGAGAAGATCACCCTGCCCACATTCGAAGGCGAGATCGTCAACGACCTGAGCCTCGGCGAGATCTACGCGCCGGGCGGCGGCACCACCGGCGGCGGCACCGGCGGCGGCTACGGCGGCGGCACCGGCGGCGGCATCGGCCCCGGCGAGGGGGACGGGGTCTACTCGGTCGGCGCGGGCATCATCCCCCCCGAGGCGGTGATCAAGCCGTCGCCCAAATTCACCGACGACGCCATCCGCAACCGCATCTCCGGCATCGTGCTGCTGTACGGGATCATCCGCAAGGACGGCCGCGTGGACAGTCTCAAGGTCATCCGCAGCCTCGGCTACGGCCTGGACGAGGAGGCCCTCACCACGGTGGCCACCAAATGGAAGTTCCGGCCGGCGATGAAGGACGGCCGGCCGGTGGACTGCTACGTCACCATCGAAGTCAGCTTCACGCTGTATTAG
- a CDS encoding universal stress protein: MTIGRILFATDFSRHAQTAYLYALSLAQAHGAGLDILHVCCEGDWSEEDSEACTRLKAEFSAYAEGQMARYQAPLKAAITDVRTHVVFGRRASQEVARCAGEWGVDLVVAGSRGTGGLKRWIYGSTLDRMLKLLSKPVLSVTERPDLAVDPADPATYVRFQRILVPVDFSECSLSAVRMARGLGTPAGSVIQLLHVLEDVFPIGFDVGMVVPFPNFHEGRLAGARQRLQTVADGLAGYAGTVTTEVVPGVSALEILDRAQEGGSDLIVMGLHGRDFTGERFIGAVTDKVIRHAACPVVTMTCPLECP; encoded by the coding sequence ATGACCATCGGGCGGATTCTCTTTGCCACCGACTTCAGCCGGCACGCCCAGACCGCGTACCTGTACGCGCTATCGCTGGCGCAGGCGCATGGCGCCGGTCTGGACATCCTACACGTCTGCTGTGAGGGGGACTGGAGCGAGGAGGATAGTGAGGCGTGCACCCGGCTGAAAGCGGAGTTTTCGGCGTATGCAGAGGGGCAGATGGCGAGGTACCAGGCCCCGTTGAAGGCGGCGATCACGGATGTCCGTACCCATGTCGTGTTCGGCCGGCGGGCGTCCCAGGAGGTCGCTCGGTGCGCCGGCGAGTGGGGCGTCGACCTGGTGGTCGCGGGCAGCCGGGGCACCGGCGGATTGAAGCGGTGGATTTACGGATCCACTCTCGACCGGATGCTCAAGCTCCTCAGCAAGCCCGTCCTGTCGGTGACGGAGCGACCGGACCTGGCGGTGGACCCGGCCGATCCGGCCACCTACGTCCGATTCCAGCGGATCCTGGTGCCGGTGGACTTCTCCGAATGTTCCCTGTCGGCGGTGCGCATGGCGCGCGGGTTAGGGACGCCCGCCGGCTCCGTCATCCAGCTTCTGCACGTGCTGGAGGATGTCTTCCCCATCGGTTTCGATGTGGGGATGGTGGTCCCGTTCCCCAATTTCCACGAGGGCCGGCTGGCCGGCGCCCGGCAGCGTCTCCAGACGGTGGCCGACGGCCTCGCCGGCTACGCCGGAACGGTGACCACCGAGGTCGTCCCGGGGGTGTCGGCGCTGGAGATTCTGGACCGTGCGCAGGAAGGCGGCAGCGATCTCATCGTCATGGGCCTCCACGGCCGCGATTTCACAGGGGAGCGGTTCATCGGCGCCGTGACCGACAAGGTTATCCGCCACGCCGCCTGCCCGGTGGTGACCATGACGTGTCCGCTGGAATGCCCTTGA
- a CDS encoding zinc ABC transporter solute-binding protein, translated as MNNRLPWLFLILGALCWGSVPARTADGKLRVVVTYSAYHSIAEYIGGDKVVVSHIVEGNQDPHIVRPKPSLAVMLKSADVYVATGMDLEMWSPALVDMSGNPNIRSGQKGYVSASAGLRLLETPVTISRAEGDVHIYGNPHIHTSPLNGKTIAENICVGLKRNAPEHAEYFDQNLKRFIEEIDRRTFGDELVRLLGGRVLTDLAQKGQLFSFLENKQYHGQPLSARLGGWMKAAEPLRGLKIVAYHKNISYFAELFNIEIVDYLEPKPGIPPPRATSRR; from the coding sequence ATGAACAATCGACTCCCGTGGCTCTTTTTGATACTGGGCGCCCTATGTTGGGGCTCGGTCCCCGCCCGGACGGCGGACGGCAAATTGCGGGTGGTTGTGACCTACTCGGCCTACCACTCCATTGCAGAGTATATCGGCGGCGACAAGGTAGTCGTGTCACACATAGTGGAGGGCAATCAGGACCCTCACATCGTCCGCCCAAAGCCCAGTTTGGCCGTGATGCTCAAATCAGCAGACGTCTATGTGGCCACCGGTATGGATCTGGAAATGTGGTCACCGGCCCTGGTGGATATGTCCGGCAATCCGAACATTCGCAGCGGTCAGAAAGGCTACGTTTCCGCCAGCGCCGGGTTGCGCCTGCTCGAGACACCGGTCACGATCTCCCGGGCGGAAGGTGACGTGCACATCTACGGCAACCCCCACATCCACACCAGTCCGCTCAACGGGAAAACCATAGCCGAAAACATCTGCGTCGGTCTGAAGCGGAACGCGCCCGAACACGCTGAGTATTTCGACCAGAACCTCAAACGCTTCATCGAGGAAATCGACCGGCGGACGTTCGGCGACGAGTTGGTCCGGCTGCTGGGCGGCAGGGTGCTGACCGACCTGGCGCAAAAGGGCCAACTGTTTTCATTTCTTGAAAACAAGCAATACCACGGCCAGCCGTTGTCGGCTCGCCTCGGCGGCTGGATGAAGGCCGCCGAGCCGTTGCGCGGCTTGAAGATTGTCGCGTATCATAAAAACATCAGCTATTTCGCCGAACTGTTCAACATCGAGATCGTCGATTACCTGGAGCCCAAGCCGGGCATCCCCCCACCCCGGGCCACATCACGACGGTGA
- a CDS encoding lipoate--protein ligase family protein, translated as MAGPWRIIIDGALSGIENMARDAAVLELAETAGSPQTTLRFYQWDVPTLSLGNKQDVARAADAAFCRDNGVAIVRRPTGGGAVLHHLELTYSVVSNDRDHFPVQRILDIYLCISRALCRGLQLLGAPAAIQNHGSLAPTRSDNYIHNPHPCFSSASHYEIIVGERKIIGSAQKRLRAAFLQHGSIPYAYDWRLQAGAMGVEAAPLQAVMASIGDFVTPTPPYADLAGAFARGFAEEFRLADAAPRGAFTPAELERARALAGQFAVPSE; from the coding sequence ATGGCCGGACCTTGGCGGATCATCATCGACGGTGCGCTCAGCGGGATCGAGAACATGGCCCGCGACGCCGCGGTGCTGGAGCTGGCGGAAACCGCCGGCTCACCCCAAACCACGCTGCGCTTCTACCAGTGGGATGTGCCCACCCTGAGTCTGGGCAACAAGCAGGACGTGGCCCGCGCCGCCGACGCGGCGTTCTGCCGCGACAACGGCGTGGCGATCGTCCGCCGGCCCACCGGCGGCGGGGCGGTGCTCCACCACCTGGAACTCACCTACAGCGTGGTCTCGAATGACCGGGACCACTTCCCGGTCCAGCGCATTCTGGACATCTACCTGTGCATCTCCCGGGCGCTGTGCCGCGGTCTCCAGCTGCTGGGCGCGCCGGCGGCGATTCAGAACCACGGCAGCCTGGCCCCGACGCGCAGCGACAATTACATCCACAATCCGCACCCTTGCTTTTCCAGCGCCTCCCATTACGAGATCATTGTGGGCGAGCGGAAGATCATCGGCAGCGCCCAGAAACGCCTCCGCGCCGCCTTCCTCCAGCACGGCTCCATCCCGTACGCCTACGACTGGCGGCTGCAAGCGGGCGCCATGGGGGTCGAGGCCGCCCCGCTGCAGGCGGTCATGGCCTCAATCGGCGACTTTGTTACGCCGACACCGCCGTATGCCGACCTGGCGGGGGCCTTCGCCCGGGGTTTCGCCGAGGAGTTCAGGCTCGCTGACGCCGCCCCGCGGGGCGCGTTCACTCCGGCGGAACTGGAGCGCGCCCGGGCTCTGGCCGGTCAGTTCGCCGTGCCTTCCGAATGA
- a CDS encoding inorganic diphosphatase — protein MKHPWFDVGVGENTPKEFFALIEIPKGSKNKYEMDKATGLLRVDRVLYSAVHYPANYGFIPKSYCLGDDDPLDVLVLGQEPVHPLSLLYARAIGVMQMVDEKEEDDKIIAIHANDPEYMHYRDIAELPDHKLQELQRFFEDYKALEHRKVTVERFMGRFDAYRIIQDSLRVFEQKAAELRARYGWPAR, from the coding sequence ATGAAGCATCCTTGGTTTGACGTCGGTGTCGGTGAAAACACACCCAAGGAATTCTTCGCGCTGATCGAGATTCCCAAAGGCTCCAAGAACAAATACGAGATGGACAAGGCGACCGGCCTGCTGCGGGTGGACCGGGTGCTGTACTCGGCGGTGCACTATCCGGCCAACTACGGTTTCATCCCGAAGTCATACTGCCTCGGCGACGATGATCCCCTCGACGTGCTCGTGCTGGGTCAGGAGCCGGTGCATCCGCTGTCCCTTCTGTACGCCCGCGCCATCGGCGTGATGCAGATGGTGGACGAGAAGGAGGAGGACGACAAGATCATCGCCATCCATGCCAACGACCCGGAGTACATGCACTACCGGGACATCGCCGAGCTGCCCGACCATAAGCTGCAGGAGCTGCAGCGCTTCTTTGAGGACTACAAGGCGCTGGAGCACCGCAAGGTCACGGTGGAGCGGTTCATGGGCCGCTTCGACGCCTACCGGATCATCCAAGACAGCCTGCGGGTGTTCGAACAGAAGGCAGCAGAACTGCGGGCGCGTTACGGCTGGCCGGCGCGGTAG